One Methanobacterium sp. genomic region harbors:
- a CDS encoding type II CAAX endopeptidase family protein — METFLDQARKGKTSLIRYIIGIFIIYFFIYIVGAAVQFIVAMAFGSSVNLGTLNISSITPLAYFVVTMCPAICGIIGVFISVRYVHQRPFSTLVTPFKNINVKPILYGFGFFFLLLVLSDVLLYGLNPSNIQFNASNISQFLYFLPFILVLIPLQTTSEELTYRGYWMQGTGLLTRNFLVLALINGILFLLPHIVNPEISAGGILAMVYYVVVGFSLAFITLKSGTLELAIGMHAANNIYESAIIHPQASILQTPSLFTQAAIDPAYELISIAVIMIIFYLVTFQVKPEWKRC; from the coding sequence ATGGAAACATTTCTTGATCAAGCTCGTAAAGGTAAAACAAGTTTAATAAGGTATATTATTGGAATATTTATTATTTATTTTTTTATTTATATTGTTGGCGCTGCAGTACAATTCATCGTTGCAATGGCCTTTGGATCATCAGTTAATCTTGGAACACTTAACATCAGTTCAATCACCCCGCTGGCATATTTTGTGGTTACCATGTGTCCGGCAATTTGTGGAATAATTGGGGTGTTCATAAGCGTCCGTTATGTGCATCAAAGACCATTTTCTACACTTGTAACTCCATTTAAAAATATCAACGTGAAGCCTATTCTCTATGGGTTTGGATTTTTTTTCCTGCTTTTAGTCCTTTCAGATGTTCTTTTATATGGATTGAACCCATCAAACATCCAGTTTAATGCTAGTAATATTTCGCAGTTTTTGTACTTCCTGCCATTTATTTTAGTGTTGATACCACTTCAAACTACTAGTGAAGAGCTCACTTACAGAGGTTACTGGATGCAGGGAACAGGGCTGTTAACCAGAAATTTTTTAGTGCTAGCACTGATAAACGGTATTTTGTTCTTATTACCCCATATAGTAAACCCTGAAATCAGTGCAGGTGGAATTCTAGCAATGGTTTATTATGTAGTAGTTGGATTCTCATTAGCATTTATCACTCTTAAAAGTGGAACGTTAGAGCTAGCTATTGGTATGCATGCTGCTAATAATATCTATGAATCGGCTATCATTCATCCTCAAGCTTCAATTCTGCAAACACCATCGCTATTTACTCAGGCAGCAATAGATCCGGCCTATGAACTCATAAGTATCGCAGTCATAATGATCATATTCTATCTAGTAACATTCCAGGTTAAACCCGAATGGAAAAGGTGTTAA
- a CDS encoding TrkA family potassium uptake protein translates to MYVIVMGGGRVGLNLSSFLISDGQEVTLIENNEELCSKAAAELDAMIICGNGTDTKTLEEAEIKGADVFVAATGNDETNLLACILVKDYNVPKIITRISDHTHAKAFKNAGIDSAISPELTAASYLEKIILRPKIADLVVLGKGDAELLDVSVENDKVIGKKIGDISPTKDYIIVSVHENGKITIPMMDTIIERGSKISILAKTESIKKVIDLFT, encoded by the coding sequence ATGTACGTAATAGTAATGGGCGGTGGAAGAGTAGGACTTAACTTATCATCCTTTTTAATTTCAGATGGACAGGAAGTTACACTTATTGAAAATAACGAAGAATTATGCTCAAAGGCCGCAGCAGAATTAGACGCTATGATAATTTGCGGTAACGGCACCGATACAAAAACGCTGGAAGAAGCGGAAATAAAAGGTGCGGACGTTTTCGTGGCAGCTACAGGAAATGATGAAACAAACCTGCTGGCATGTATCCTTGTTAAAGATTACAACGTTCCCAAAATCATTACCAGAATAAGCGATCATACCCATGCTAAAGCATTTAAAAATGCAGGCATCGATTCAGCCATAAGTCCGGAACTTACTGCAGCCAGTTACCTTGAAAAAATAATACTAAGGCCAAAAATAGCAGATCTGGTAGTCCTGGGAAAAGGAGATGCAGAATTACTCGATGTTAGTGTAGAAAATGACAAAGTCATTGGCAAAAAAATAGGTGATATAAGTCCAACCAAGGATTATATCATAGTATCAGTACATGAAAATGGAAAAATAACAATCCCCATGATGGACACAATCATTGAAAGAGGTTCTAAAATCTCAATTCTTGCAAAAACAGAGTCTATAAAGAAAGTTATAGATTTATTCACATAA
- the pyrB gene encoding aspartate carbamoyltransferase → MAFNQKDIISIRDFDRKDIEYILKLAEEMEPIARSEKKSDALSGKLLGMLFYEPSTRTRLSFEAAMKRLGGSTIGFAEAGTSSATKGENLTDTVRIVGEYSDALVIRHNMEGTARFVANIVDVPVINAGDGAGQHPTQTMLDLYTMKRILGRIDDLRIALVGDLKYGRTVHSLAYALAKFDVDVSFVSPKELKMPREILHDLSKSGVDVYETKNIHDVLDKTDVLYVTRIQKERFPDPAEYLKIKGAYTITSKLLEGSDAIVMHPLPRIDEISHDVDNTPQGRYFEQAFYGVPVRMALLKSVIK, encoded by the coding sequence ATGGCTTTCAATCAAAAAGATATTATTTCAATAAGGGATTTTGACAGAAAAGATATAGAATATATCCTGAAACTAGCCGAAGAAATGGAACCTATCGCTAGATCAGAGAAAAAATCAGATGCGCTGTCTGGAAAACTGCTGGGAATGCTTTTTTATGAACCATCAACAAGGACAAGGCTTTCATTCGAAGCTGCAATGAAACGTTTAGGCGGCAGCACAATTGGTTTTGCAGAAGCCGGGACAAGTTCTGCAACAAAGGGTGAAAATTTAACAGATACCGTGCGGATAGTAGGGGAATATTCTGATGCACTTGTTATAAGGCATAATATGGAAGGAACTGCCCGTTTTGTCGCGAATATAGTTGATGTTCCTGTAATAAATGCTGGAGACGGTGCTGGTCAGCACCCAACTCAAACAATGCTTGATCTTTATACTATGAAACGAATCCTTGGAAGAATTGATGACTTACGTATTGCACTTGTGGGAGACCTTAAATATGGAAGGACTGTACATTCCCTGGCATATGCACTTGCAAAGTTCGATGTTGATGTGAGCTTCGTATCACCAAAAGAACTTAAAATGCCCCGCGAAATTCTCCATGACCTAAGTAAAAGTGGAGTTGATGTGTATGAAACTAAAAATATCCATGATGTATTGGATAAAACAGATGTTCTTTACGTGACAAGGATCCAGAAGGAAAGATTCCCTGATCCTGCAGAATATTTAAAAATCAAAGGGGCTTATACAATTACTTCCAAGCTTTTAGAGGGAAGTGATGCCATTGTAATGCATCCACTGCCTAGAATCGATGAAATATCGCATGATGTTGATAATACTCCACAGGGCAGATACTTTGAACAGGCTTTCTATGGAGTACCTGTTAGAATGGCCCTGTTAAAATCAGTAATTAAATAA
- a CDS encoding orc1/cdc6 family replication initiation protein codes for MNIFEELGEKNTVFKCKKFLDHRFLPDKLPHREEQIRSVAKYWIEALNSVTPPDITIYGKTGTGKTAVAKFTKKQLLQMAKDKNLNVRVEYVRCTDYTTEYQVIAHLCQQMGQNVPYRGWTKAEVIQSFRNLFKKNVFGKDLILIILLDEIDILLKNDGDGLLYTLTRTENVAIASISNYVDFKKFIKPRVKSSLRDREIVFPPYNAQQLVDILEERAALSFRDNVLNDDVIPLCAALAAKEEGDARYALDLLRTSGELADEKCSDIVFEDYVREAKDHIEHNKVTDIIMTLPSQQQKVLESLLYLTKRKEEITSGRLYEVYKEVSKGDSVSYRRIFDFINELEMLGLISTKTISRGRGRGRTNIIDLQCEISLLEDAMWSA; via the coding sequence ATGAACATCTTTGAAGAACTCGGTGAAAAAAACACTGTTTTTAAGTGCAAAAAATTTTTGGATCATAGATTTTTACCTGATAAGTTACCTCACCGTGAAGAACAGATCCGATCTGTTGCTAAATATTGGATTGAAGCTTTAAATAGCGTCACTCCACCAGATATAACTATTTACGGTAAGACAGGTACTGGAAAGACAGCAGTAGCTAAATTTACAAAAAAACAATTATTACAGATGGCAAAGGACAAAAATCTTAATGTAAGGGTAGAATATGTAAGATGTACTGATTACACAACTGAATATCAAGTTATAGCTCATCTATGTCAGCAAATGGGTCAAAACGTTCCTTATAGAGGTTGGACAAAAGCTGAAGTGATACAATCATTCAGAAATCTTTTTAAAAAGAATGTATTTGGAAAGGACCTTATTTTAATTATTCTTCTTGATGAAATCGATATATTATTGAAAAACGATGGTGATGGTCTTCTTTATACTCTTACAAGAACTGAAAACGTTGCAATTGCGTCTATAAGTAACTACGTTGATTTTAAAAAATTCATAAAACCAAGGGTAAAAAGCAGTTTACGTGATCGAGAGATTGTTTTCCCACCGTACAATGCTCAACAACTTGTTGATATCCTGGAAGAAAGGGCCGCATTGTCTTTTAGAGACAATGTCTTAAATGATGATGTAATTCCACTTTGTGCAGCTCTTGCAGCAAAAGAAGAAGGTGATGCTAGATATGCTCTGGACCTCCTCAGGACTTCAGGTGAACTTGCAGATGAAAAATGTTCTGACATCGTATTTGAGGATTATGTAAGGGAAGCAAAGGACCATATTGAGCATAACAAAGTTACTGATATCATAATGACTTTACCAAGCCAGCAGCAGAAAGTTCTGGAATCATTACTCTATCTTACTAAAAGAAAAGAAGAAATAACATCCGGAAGACTCTATGAAGTTTATAAAGAAGTTTCTAAGGGAGATTCAGTGTCTTACCGGCGAATATTTGACTTTATAAATGAATTAGAAATGTTAGGGCTTATTTCAACTAAAACAATCTCAAGAGGTAGAGGTAGAGGACGAACAAATATTATAGATTTACAGTGTGAAATTAGTCTTCTTGAGGATGCTATGTGGAGCGCATAG
- a CDS encoding aconitase X catalytic domain-containing protein, with protein sequence MYLTPQEEKMLEGEYGSSVQKSMEILVALGDIYNAEKLVNITSAQISGVSYKTIGDAGLEFLEDMAQDAEVIVPSTLNPAGVDLDRRDLGFSDEFTKWQLKIIEAYRKMDITTTCTCTPYLVGNVPMTGDHIAWSESSAVAYVNSVIGAKTNREGGPGALSAAICGKTPEYGYHLDEERKANLIVELDTEIKGTDYGAIGYIIGKAVGDGVPYFKFKNTSKRDNLKSLGAALASSGAVALYHVENLTPEYKFALEGLKTSDLEKISIGRQEINEAKEKLSTSSKKPDLICLGCPHASIEEIKTIAEKVTGKQLQNELWVCTSISVKAAADRMGYTDMIEKAGGKMVCDTCMVVAPIEELGFDVIGVDSAKAANYVPSMCGLDVVFDELENMIVEK encoded by the coding sequence ATGTACCTTACACCCCAAGAAGAAAAAATGCTCGAAGGCGAATACGGGTCTTCAGTTCAAAAAAGTATGGAAATATTAGTCGCCTTAGGTGATATATACAACGCTGAAAAACTGGTGAATATAACATCAGCACAGATATCCGGAGTTTCATATAAAACAATTGGAGATGCCGGTTTAGAATTTTTAGAGGACATGGCTCAGGATGCAGAAGTCATAGTTCCATCAACCTTAAACCCTGCTGGTGTTGACCTCGATAGAAGAGACCTTGGATTTAGTGATGAATTTACAAAATGGCAGTTAAAGATAATTGAAGCCTACAGGAAGATGGATATAACCACCACATGTACATGTACTCCTTATCTTGTCGGGAACGTTCCCATGACCGGAGATCACATCGCATGGTCCGAATCATCTGCTGTAGCATATGTAAACTCAGTAATCGGTGCTAAAACAAACAGAGAAGGAGGGCCTGGAGCACTTTCGGCTGCAATCTGTGGAAAAACCCCAGAATATGGTTACCATCTCGACGAAGAAAGGAAAGCTAATTTAATTGTTGAACTTGATACTGAAATTAAGGGAACAGATTACGGTGCTATTGGTTACATTATTGGGAAAGCTGTGGGTGACGGAGTACCTTATTTTAAATTTAAAAACACCTCAAAAAGAGATAATTTGAAAAGTTTAGGTGCTGCACTTGCATCATCAGGCGCCGTTGCACTTTACCATGTTGAAAACTTAACTCCAGAATACAAGTTTGCACTTGAAGGGTTGAAAACCAGCGATCTGGAAAAAATCAGCATTGGCAGACAAGAAATCAACGAAGCAAAAGAAAAACTTTCAACAAGCAGTAAAAAACCAGATTTAATATGCTTAGGCTGTCCACATGCATCCATCGAAGAAATTAAGACTATTGCAGAGAAAGTGACTGGAAAACAGCTTCAAAACGAATTATGGGTTTGCACCTCAATTTCAGTAAAGGCCGCGGCCGACAGGATGGGTTACACTGACATGATTGAAAAAGCCGGCGGAAAAATGGTCTGTGATACATGCATGGTAGTTGCGCCAATTGAAGAGCTTGGTTTTGATGTTATTGGAGTTGATTCCGCTAAAGCAGCGAATTACGTGCCCAGTATGTGCGGCTTAGATGTTGTTTTCGATGAATTAGAGAACATGATTGTCGAAAAATAG
- a CDS encoding DUF2299 family protein: MSKIESKVQKWLSDEGLFRQKVPDDNTNFHFMINYPEGHVLDIIQPKGKDDMVLIACATNVSPEHQTEIKKLSSKKREDFIWDIRFLLNSQFVDFQLQHPDNILQNFVITEEIFEDGLNKDRLISTVKKIFRAKLQGIWKIQREFGLGEESQGSIQQDNMYV, encoded by the coding sequence ATGTCAAAAATTGAAAGTAAAGTTCAAAAATGGCTCTCTGATGAAGGTCTCTTCAGACAAAAAGTTCCTGATGACAATACAAATTTTCATTTCATGATAAATTACCCTGAAGGCCATGTTCTAGACATTATTCAGCCAAAAGGAAAAGATGACATGGTTTTAATTGCATGTGCAACCAATGTAAGTCCAGAACATCAAACTGAGATTAAAAAATTATCAAGTAAAAAAAGAGAAGATTTTATCTGGGATATAAGGTTTCTTTTAAATAGTCAGTTCGTTGATTTCCAGCTGCAGCATCCAGACAATATTTTACAGAATTTTGTAATTACAGAAGAAATTTTTGAAGATGGATTGAACAAAGACAGGTTAATTTCAACTGTAAAAAAGATCTTCAGAGCCAAGTTACAGGGAATCTGGAAAATACAGAGAGAATTCGGACTTGGAGAAGAGAGTCAAGGAAGTATTCAACAGGATAACATGTATGTATAA
- a CDS encoding cobalamin biosynthesis protein yields the protein MYLQSTLFIIIIAVIIDVIFGELPAKIHPVVWMGKVIDFFREYLINYRSKISGIILTFMAVMIFTLATYVLLHLSAFNYILYILVSSIILSTTFAIKVLLTSAESMKNDIDHNIKKARKSMSYLVSRNTMELNEEDLVSATIETLTENITDSIIAPLFYAFIFGVLGAVVYRVINTLDAMVGYKTPEKIKIGWFPAKLDDVLNFMPARITGVLIVIAAAFLRLNWKNAYKIMSRDARKPDSPNSGFSMAAAAGALDIKLEKIDYYEIGDELSPLTTDKITEAVLLSKITVLLFILAASVLFGIFTALI from the coding sequence ATGTATCTCCAATCAACTCTCTTTATAATCATAATCGCAGTAATTATCGATGTCATATTCGGTGAACTGCCTGCAAAAATACACCCTGTAGTCTGGATGGGGAAAGTAATAGATTTTTTCAGGGAGTATCTTATCAACTACAGAAGTAAAATTTCTGGAATAATTTTAACATTCATGGCTGTAATGATTTTTACACTTGCAACCTATGTCTTACTCCATCTGTCAGCATTCAATTACATACTATACATTTTAGTTTCTTCTATAATTTTATCGACTACATTTGCAATTAAGGTCCTATTAACTTCTGCAGAAAGTATGAAAAATGATATAGATCATAATATTAAAAAAGCGAGAAAATCAATGTCTTATCTTGTAAGCAGAAATACAATGGAACTTAATGAAGAAGATTTGGTATCTGCAACAATAGAAACGCTAACAGAGAATATTACAGATTCTATTATAGCTCCTTTGTTTTATGCATTTATATTTGGAGTTCTTGGGGCTGTTGTGTACAGGGTTATAAATACGCTTGATGCCATGGTAGGCTACAAAACACCTGAAAAGATAAAAATAGGCTGGTTTCCTGCAAAACTGGATGATGTTTTGAATTTTATGCCTGCAAGGATTACAGGAGTTCTTATTGTAATTGCGGCTGCTTTTTTAAGGTTAAACTGGAAAAATGCATATAAAATAATGAGTAGAGATGCGAGAAAACCAGACAGTCCAAATTCAGGATTTTCTATGGCCGCAGCAGCTGGTGCTCTTGATATTAAACTTGAAAAAATAGATTATTATGAAATTGGGGATGAATTAAGCCCATTAACAACTGACAAAATTACAGAAGCAGTATTGCTGTCTAAAATAACGGTTTTATTATTTATTTTAGCTGCATCTGTTTTATTTGGGATTTTTACAGCTTTGATATGA
- a CDS encoding DHH family phosphoesterase translates to MTQEAQHYLLNRAEEACSILKEHIKKDHVVRVISHNDSDGLSAAGVMCNAISKQGGKFHVTIVPRLKEEFVRKLRNERYKLFVFCDMGSAYPDLISKLKADSIIADHHQVLGDQDKEYENLIHVNPHLFGMDGTRDVSASGVSYLTVRGMDNVELTGLALVGAYGDMQCSEEIIGVNKMMLDEGLNAGVIEEHEDLKITYKKEEPLYKALSYTFNPALKGISGDPEGTKAFLEDRGLSYGIKFDDLAEEEKDLLKEELIKITPKIFDKVYSIPRETPALRNIEDYSRILDACGKNKKYGVGLSICIGERENALEEGITFAKKYRDGLVKGIDWIKKEGSVQLDNIQYIYTEDKARKSLMGTISSIGLELEILNPNKPVIAISKMDNIIKISGRTSMDLIKKGVNLGYALGEAAKSFNGAGGGHNIAAGAVVPFKDMDNFTDIVDEIVGTQIRQ, encoded by the coding sequence ATGACCCAAGAAGCGCAGCATTACTTGTTAAATAGAGCTGAAGAAGCCTGCTCCATTTTAAAGGAGCATATTAAAAAGGATCATGTTGTGAGAGTAATCTCACACAATGATTCTGATGGATTGTCCGCTGCAGGAGTAATGTGTAACGCAATTTCCAAACAAGGCGGTAAATTCCACGTCACAATAGTTCCAAGACTCAAAGAAGAGTTCGTAAGAAAATTAAGGAACGAAAGGTACAAATTATTCGTTTTCTGTGATATGGGTAGTGCATACCCTGATCTTATAAGTAAATTAAAAGCGGATTCCATAATTGCCGACCATCATCAGGTGTTAGGTGATCAAGACAAGGAATATGAAAATTTAATTCATGTAAATCCTCATCTCTTTGGAATGGACGGAACAAGAGACGTAAGTGCTTCAGGAGTTTCTTATTTAACCGTCCGTGGAATGGACAATGTAGAGCTTACAGGACTTGCATTAGTCGGTGCTTACGGAGATATGCAGTGCAGTGAAGAGATCATAGGCGTCAACAAGATGATGCTTGATGAAGGTCTTAATGCAGGTGTAATCGAAGAACATGAAGACCTTAAAATAACCTATAAAAAGGAAGAACCACTTTATAAAGCGCTTTCATATACTTTTAACCCTGCTTTAAAGGGTATTTCTGGAGATCCTGAAGGAACTAAAGCATTCCTGGAAGATAGAGGATTATCTTATGGGATTAAGTTCGATGATTTAGCAGAGGAAGAAAAGGACCTGTTAAAAGAAGAACTCATCAAGATAACCCCTAAAATATTTGACAAAGTTTACAGCATACCACGTGAAACTCCCGCTTTACGAAATATCGAAGATTATTCAAGGATCCTAGATGCCTGCGGTAAAAATAAAAAATACGGTGTCGGACTGAGCATTTGCATTGGGGAAAGAGAGAATGCTCTTGAAGAAGGCATAACATTTGCTAAAAAATACAGAGACGGTCTGGTTAAAGGCATAGACTGGATTAAAAAAGAGGGATCAGTTCAATTAGATAATATCCAATATATTTACACTGAAGACAAAGCCAGGAAAAGTTTAATGGGTACAATATCGAGTATTGGACTTGAACTTGAAATTTTAAACCCAAATAAGCCAGTGATTGCCATATCAAAGATGGACAATATCATAAAAATATCTGGAAGGACCAGCATGGACCTCATTAAAAAAGGCGTGAACCTGGGTTATGCCCTTGGTGAAGCTGCTAAAAGTTTCAATGGAGCTGGTGGAGGCCATAATATCGCTGCAGGTGCAGTGGTGCCTTTTAAAGATATGGATAATTTCACTGATATCGTTGATGAGATAGTTGGGACTCAGATCCGTCAATGA
- a CDS encoding tRNA (adenine-N1)-methyltransferase: MRILMDERGKKYIARDEEFHTNFGFITKEDMENGKPGDILKTHLGHEFKVLKANINDYIDLMERKCSIILPKDIGIITAFTGMGSGDRVIDAGTGAGATALHFGNIVGKEGEVNSYEIREDFTEIAKRNVENFGLENVHIKCKDISEGIEEKDVDVIFLDLPRPWDVVEHAKEALKTGGYIATYAPYIEQVQILHKVLKKFGFSDLNTVECNLREIEVKAKGTRPKTRAVGHTGYLTFARNL, encoded by the coding sequence TTGCGCATTTTAATGGATGAAAGGGGTAAGAAATACATTGCCCGGGATGAAGAATTTCACACTAACTTTGGTTTTATAACAAAAGAGGATATGGAAAATGGTAAACCTGGAGATATCCTTAAAACTCATTTAGGTCATGAATTTAAAGTTTTAAAGGCAAATATCAATGACTACATTGATTTAATGGAAAGAAAATGTTCAATAATCCTACCTAAAGATATAGGAATTATAACAGCATTTACAGGTATGGGTTCTGGCGACAGGGTAATTGATGCCGGGACTGGAGCCGGAGCAACTGCGCTGCATTTCGGAAATATCGTGGGAAAAGAAGGTGAAGTGAACTCGTACGAGATCCGTGAAGACTTTACAGAAATTGCAAAGCGTAACGTGGAGAATTTTGGCCTTGAAAACGTGCATATTAAATGCAAAGATATCAGTGAAGGAATCGAAGAAAAAGATGTTGACGTAATATTTTTGGATTTGCCAAGGCCGTGGGATGTTGTAGAACATGCCAAAGAGGCTCTTAAAACTGGAGGTTATATTGCGACTTATGCTCCTTACATTGAACAGGTCCAGATACTTCATAAAGTGCTTAAAAAATTCGGTTTTTCAGATCTAAATACTGTTGAATGTAATTTACGCGAAATTGAAGTAAAAGCTAAGGGAACTAGGCCTAAAACAAGAGCTGTGGGCCATACTGGTTACCTGACATTTGCAAGGAATTTGTAG
- a CDS encoding DEAD/DEAH box helicase, protein MQKWIEHPLIKDQKIESRLYQQLLAADVLKKGNTMIVAPTALGKTIVAVLVGAERIKNFKGSKVLILAPSKPLVVQHEESFREFLNIPATSLTGDVKPEERIKRWNDHQVICATPQTIESDLISSRYSMENVSLVVFDECHRGVGSYSYVYLAGKYLQQSKHPLVLGLTASPGSVEDKINEVCENLFINEVIIKSEEDPDVAPYFNPVEVKWIKTELTEELKEIKKYIDTTLKARLNTLKKMGVIKSVNMGKKDVLIAKGAAQKRIAQSSNPPKKCYYAVSVLTAVINAMHAVELLETQGISTLDKYFDRLKKKRTKAAKGLLMDEDFSNAIRLTKKAHENGIEHPKLQLLADILKKELNNKDSKIIVFTQFRDTVDRIYEKCGEEGINAVKFFGQASKEGEKGLTQKKQKEVIKAFKMGVYDVLISTSVAEEGIDIPAVDLVILYEPVPSEIRMIQRRGRTGRKNKGKMYILITKGTRDEAYYWTSINKENRMKKQLSKRVKRNIAPNEIVKMIPRVEETDGEKVIKPLIYADSREGNSRVLRELDKLEAVIEVKALPVADYQVSGEVGIERKTAKDFVGSIIDKRLYKQAKELVENFRKPVIILEGDDLYSSLLNPNAIRGALSSIAVDFGIPIIPTRSEEDTAAMILRIAIREQIQDKSPVQVRTEKKPLTLYEQQLYIVESLPNIGPVTAKKLLNEFGSVKNIINASQGELKSVEGIGDKIAKSIVDVVSSGFRKISENKTKKLIEVDESEK, encoded by the coding sequence ATGCAAAAGTGGATAGAACACCCCCTAATCAAGGATCAAAAAATAGAATCACGGCTTTATCAACAACTTTTAGCTGCAGACGTGCTTAAAAAAGGAAACACAATGATAGTAGCACCTACAGCGCTTGGAAAGACAATAGTAGCAGTTTTAGTTGGAGCAGAGCGGATCAAAAATTTCAAGGGCTCAAAAGTTCTTATTCTCGCACCAAGCAAGCCCCTTGTTGTCCAGCACGAGGAAAGCTTCAGGGAATTTTTAAATATTCCAGCAACATCTTTAACTGGTGATGTAAAGCCAGAAGAGAGAATTAAAAGATGGAACGATCATCAAGTCATATGTGCAACCCCCCAAACTATAGAATCGGACTTGATATCGTCCAGATATTCCATGGAAAACGTTTCACTGGTCGTATTTGATGAATGCCACAGGGGAGTTGGATCTTATTCTTACGTTTATTTAGCAGGTAAATACCTGCAGCAAAGCAAACATCCATTGGTGCTTGGACTTACAGCTTCTCCAGGGTCAGTTGAAGATAAAATTAATGAAGTATGCGAAAATCTCTTTATAAATGAGGTGATCATTAAAAGCGAAGAAGATCCTGACGTTGCACCTTACTTTAACCCAGTTGAAGTCAAATGGATAAAGACGGAGCTTACAGAAGAGCTCAAAGAAATAAAAAAATATATTGACACCACCTTAAAGGCAAGACTGAATACGCTTAAGAAAATGGGCGTTATAAAGTCAGTGAATATGGGTAAAAAGGATGTTTTAATAGCTAAAGGGGCTGCCCAGAAAAGAATTGCACAGAGTTCTAATCCACCTAAAAAATGTTATTATGCAGTTTCAGTGCTAACTGCAGTTATAAATGCAATGCATGCTGTTGAACTCCTGGAGACCCAGGGAATAAGCACACTTGACAAGTATTTCGACCGCCTAAAAAAGAAAAGAACAAAGGCTGCTAAAGGCCTTCTCATGGATGAAGATTTTTCAAATGCAATTCGCCTCACCAAGAAAGCACATGAAAATGGAATTGAACACCCGAAACTTCAATTACTGGCAGATATTCTAAAAAAAGAGCTTAATAATAAAGACTCTAAAATAATTGTTTTCACACAGTTTAGAGATACAGTAGATCGAATATATGAAAAATGTGGGGAAGAAGGAATTAATGCGGTAAAATTCTTTGGCCAGGCTTCAAAAGAAGGTGAAAAGGGATTAACCCAGAAAAAACAGAAAGAAGTAATCAAAGCTTTTAAAATGGGTGTTTATGATGTTTTAATATCCACAAGTGTTGCCGAGGAAGGTATCGATATACCTGCAGTGGACCTTGTAATTCTCTATGAACCAGTTCCATCAGAAATAAGAATGATACAACGTCGTGGGAGAACTGGAAGGAAAAATAAAGGTAAAATGTACATTTTAATTACTAAAGGTACTAGAGATGAGGCTTATTACTGGACAAGTATTAATAAAGAGAACCGGATGAAAAAACAGCTTTCTAAGAGAGTTAAACGAAATATAGCACCGAATGAAATTGTAAAAATGATTCCCCGAGTAGAAGAAACAGATGGAGAAAAGGTTATAAAACCTCTAATATACGCGGATTCAAGGGAAGGTAATTCCAGAGTTTTACGCGAACTTGATAAATTAGAAGCAGTTATTGAAGTAAAAGCTCTCCCTGTAGCAGATTATCAAGTTAGTGGTGAAGTTGGAATCGAACGAAAAACTGCAAAAGACTTTGTAGGCTCAATTATTGACAAAAGGCTGTATAAACAAGCAAAAGAGCTGGTGGAAAACTTCAGAAAGCCTGTAATTATACTGGAAGGAGATGATCTGTATTCTTCCCTCCTTAATCCAAATGCAATAAGAGGAGCTCTATCATCTATAGCTGTTGATTTTGGTATTCCAATAATTCCAACAAGATCTGAAGAAGACACTGCAGCAATGATTTTAAGAATCGCTATAAGAGAACAGATACAGGACAAATCACCTGTACAGGTCAGAACCGAGAAAAAACCACTTACATTATACGAACAGCAGCTGTACATTGTAGAGTCACTGCCAAATATTGGTCCAGTTACTGCTAAAAAACTGCTCAATGAATTCGGTTCTGTGAAAAATATCATTAATGCATCACAGGGAGAACTTAAATCAGTGGAAGGAATTGGAGATAAAATAGCCAAAAGCATAGTTGATGTGGTGAGTTCAGGTTTTAGAAAAATCAGTGAAAATAAAACTAAAAAGCTCATAGAAGTTGATGAATCAGAAAAATAA